In Planctomycetaceae bacterium, a single window of DNA contains:
- a CDS encoding pilus assembly protein CpaE: MKSVLRLATVDPDEQTRNSLKTMLLGIDTVWLDAECSRYEFFMDVVQQTRPDIALINVDSNPQRAVQLVGEVTRTMPACAVLVVSRSQEGGLILQVMRNGAREFLNMPLVLDDFIAALDRIRGTIGGTPGEQAANAGQIYTIAGVGGGVGSTAISVNMAAALAQDPANSPVIVDLDLMLGDVDVWLDIIPEYTIRDVADNISRLDYGLLKRSLTRHDCGVYLLPRPVELEQGEPIKPDDLRRILALLKATFSHLIIDVSKSFGKLDLSAMEVSHKVLLVTQLDLTCLRNAVRIMQFLEQFDGIKEKVEIVVNRMGLEDADISLNKALDTIGRKVFWQLPNDYATMVGSRNNGTPLCQFAPKSRLTRSVSDMIKQLAGSNDGERRPAEDAPKKKGLFGLFAGK, translated from the coding sequence ATGAAAAGCGTACTGCGACTGGCGACAGTTGACCCGGATGAGCAGACACGCAACTCGCTCAAGACGATGCTGCTGGGTATTGACACTGTCTGGCTGGATGCTGAATGTTCGCGTTATGAATTCTTCATGGATGTCGTCCAGCAAACGCGCCCTGACATCGCTCTGATCAATGTGGATTCAAATCCCCAGCGAGCTGTTCAGCTTGTCGGTGAAGTCACCCGAACGATGCCGGCCTGCGCGGTTCTGGTTGTCAGTCGTTCACAGGAGGGTGGCCTGATCCTTCAGGTGATGCGCAATGGCGCTCGCGAGTTTCTGAACATGCCGTTGGTGCTGGATGATTTTATCGCGGCACTGGACCGAATTCGCGGCACCATTGGTGGCACGCCGGGAGAACAGGCGGCCAACGCGGGGCAAATCTACACGATCGCCGGAGTGGGGGGTGGTGTCGGCAGTACGGCAATTTCCGTCAACATGGCAGCTGCCCTCGCGCAGGATCCCGCCAATTCACCAGTCATCGTCGATTTGGACCTGATGCTGGGCGACGTGGACGTCTGGCTGGACATCATCCCTGAATATACCATTCGTGATGTGGCAGATAACATCTCCCGACTGGACTATGGTCTGCTCAAACGATCACTGACACGGCATGATTGCGGTGTGTACCTTTTGCCTCGGCCCGTCGAACTTGAACAAGGCGAACCGATCAAGCCCGATGACTTGCGAAGAATTCTGGCATTGCTCAAGGCAACCTTCTCTCACCTGATCATTGATGTCAGCAAATCATTCGGCAAGCTTGACCTTTCTGCCATGGAAGTCTCCCATAAGGTTCTTCTGGTGACGCAACTGGATTTGACCTGCCTGCGAAATGCCGTCCGCATCATGCAGTTTCTTGAGCAGTTCGATGGCATCAAAGAGAAGGTCGAGATTGTCGTGAACCGGATGGGCCTTGAAGATGCCGATATCAGCCTGAACAAGGCCCTGGATACCATTGGCAGAAAAGTCTTCTGGCAGCTGCCAAATGACTACGCCACGATGGTGGGAAGTCGTAACAACGGAACCCCGCTTTGCCAGTTTGCGCCGAAGTCCCGACTCACACGC